The sequence below is a genomic window from Rhizobium sp. NXC14.
CCGCCGCTCGCAGTCGTTCATTTCTTTCTGCCTTGGAAGGCCAGCGTTCCCCCATGACGTGTTCATTCATGGCTTGCCCGCTGCCGACCGCGATCCACGGCAACCGTCCGGGAAACATCTCTGCGATCGTCGCGCCGGCCTGTGCAGTAATCGCCGGATGATAACGCCAGCCCATAGGGACGGTTATGATACCGAAGGGAATAGACCGCGTCGCCTGGAGGCCCGCCCCTAACCAAGCCCAAGCAAAGCCTGACTGACCCTGCCTCTCGCTCCATGGCGTCAGATGATCGGACGACATCACGGCGCCGAAACCTGCAGCTTCCGCCGCCTGCACATATCCAAGGAGCTCACTTGGCGAAAATTGTTCATGGGATGCGTGATAACCGATGAGCGTCATGATCCGTTTCCTTCCGAAACAAACCAATGGTTGGCATAGGGCTCGAGCTCCGGGCGTGGTTGGAGGATACCTTCGAACTCCACATCGCCGATGAGATCTCTGAACTTCCTGGGCTGCATGCCGCTAAAATCGATTTCCGTCTTGCAGGAAAACGGTCCGTCGGCGACGATCGGCTGACACAGTTTTCCGACATTCGCACTGGAGAACCCCGCCTTCCTCTCCGACCACCATTGCATCGGCAGCCGCACTGCTGGTCGCGGTGCTTGCCTAGGACGGGTTCTGCACCTTCGAATATGGGATAGCCTATGCATACCAGCTGCTGCTTTGGTTCGGCACCGCGACGGTCTCCCGATAATCTCTGTTGCCACACCTTCTAACGGTTCCGGAGGGAGGGGGTTCCTTGAGCCGCGCCACGGCTACGAACGGGAAGTGGGGATGAGGTCTGGCCCGATGGAACCCAAGCGCACCACCGGTGTTCTCCAAAGATCCCAAACAAGTAGGAAAGCTTCCGATGGATCAGTCCACGACACCGCTGGGAGGTCCCACGCGATCACCTCTCCAACCGAAATGGTGGCATACGGCAACTGTCTATCAGGTCTATCCGCGCAGCTTCTGCGATTGTAACGGAGATGGCATCGGCGATTCCGGGCATTACCTCGAAGCTCGATTACCTGAAGAAACTCGGGATCGACATCATCTGGCTGTCGCCGATCTACAGGTCGCCGATGGACGACAACGGCTACGACATATCCGACTATAGGGACATCGCCCCCGAGTTCGGCTCGCTCGCAGATTTCGACGAGCTGGTGGCGGAGGCGAAAGACCGCGGGATCGGCATCATGCTCGACCTCGTCGTGAACCACACCTCCGACGAGCATCCGTGGTTTCTTCAATCTCGCCGCGACCTGGACAACCCATTCCGCGATTTCTACATCTGGCGCAAGCCCGCCCCGGACGGAGGACCGCCGAACCGGTTAACATCCTCCTTCGGCGGGCCGGCCTGGACGCTCGATCCCGCCACCGGCGAATATTACCTGCACATGTTTTCCCGTCGCCAGCCGGACCTCAATTGGGAGAGCGAGAAGGTCCGGTCGGAAATCTACGACATGATGAACTGGTGGCTCGAGCGCGGCATTGCAGGCTTTCGAATGGATGTCATCGACTATATCGGCAAGCAGGTGGATCAGGAGCTCGTCAAGGACGGACCACATTTGCACGATTATCTGCAGGAGATGAATGCCAAGACCTTTGGCAGCCGCGATATCCTGACGGTCGGCGAAGCCTGGAGCGCCACACCCGGCGCAGCGCTCCTCTATTCCGGGCGTGAACGCCGGGAACTGTCGATGATCTTCCAGTTCGAGCACGTCACCCAGCAATGGGACGCGGTTTATGGGAAATGGCGCCCGAAGCCGTTCGACCTCGTAAACCTCAAGACCGTCCTCAGCAAATGGCAGCTTGCTCTATCCGAAGATGGGTGGAATTCGCTCTTCTGGGGCAATCATGATCTTCCGCGCGCAGTCTCGCGCTACGGCAATATCACCGGCTATCACGTTGAGTCGGCGAAGATGCTGGCGACCGCGTTGCATCTCCTGAAGGGCACGCCTTTCGTGTATCAGGGCGAGGAGATCGGCATGACGAACGTCCCCTTCACCTCCATCGAACAGTATCGCGATATCGAAACTATCAACATGCACAGACTGCACGTGGAGGCCGGCCTTTCACCGGAGGAATTCATCCGCGGAGCAAACGAGAACGGCCGCGATAACGCCCGCACGCCGATGCAATGGAGTGCTGCCCCCTATGGCGGTTTTTCCACAGGCGTCCCCTGGATCGAGGTCAATCCCAATTATCCGAAGGTGAACGCCGAAGCGGCCATCAAGGAAGAGAAGTCGATCTGGAATCATTATCGCAAGCTGATCGCTCTCCGGAAAACCCACCCTGTTATCGTTTATGGCGAGTACCGGTCCTGGCTCGACCAGCACCCCGATGTCTTCGTTTATACCCGCACGCTCGACAGGAGCTGGATCATAGTGGTCGCCAACTTCACACCCAGGGACATTACGCTGAGTTTGCCGACGGAGCTCGCTATCAACGGAGAATGCCTCATCTGCAATTATGAACCAGTGCACATGATCGGCGAAACTGTTGAGCTCAAGCCATACGAAACCTTCGCGATAGAATGTAAGTGAAGCTCTCGAGCCAGTGCGCGCTTTGCCAACCGACGGAGTGACGGTTTTCGGCGATCTCGAACTCTTTGAAAAGTTGCACCCTATGTTGGCATCACGCGATCAGCCGCCGAATGACTTCCGATAGGCGTGCGGGCTCGTGCCCAGCCGCTTGCGGAAGTGGTGCCGCATCGTCGCCAACGTGCCGAAGCCGCTTGATATCGCGATATCGTCGAGCGATACGGCAAGTTCTCTTTCGAGAAGGTCGCGCGCATGGCGCAGCCGCTCCTTCAGCAGCCATTCGCCGACGCTGAGACCCGTCGTCGCTTCGAAGCGGCGCTGGAAAGTGCGCATGCTCATGCCGGCCTTTTTGGCGAGCAGGCTGATCGGCTGCTCCTCGGCAAGGCTTGCGCGCATCCAGTCGATCAGCGGGCTGAGGCGTATGCCCTCACGTTCCTCCGGAACCGGCGCGCCGATGAACTGCGCCTGCCCGCCTTCGCGGTGCGGCGGAACCACGAGGCGGCGGGCGACGCTGTTTGCCGCCTCCGAGCCGAAATCGCCGCGAACCACATGCAGGCAGAGATCGATGCCTGCGGCGCTGCCGGCCGCTGTCAGCAGGCTGCCCTCATCTATGTAGAGTACATCCGCGTCGAGCGTGATGTCGGGATAACGCTCCGCGATCGAGTTGACATAGCGCCAATGTGTTGTCGCCCTGCGGTTGGCAAGCAGTCCGGCGCCGGCAAGGACTGCAACGCCGGAACAGAGCGACATGATGCGCGCGCCGCGCTGATGCGCTGCCTTGAGAGCGGCGGCAAGCGGTTCCGGCACCGGCGCATCGATCGACCGCCAGCCGGGCACGACGATCAGGTCCGCCGCGTCGAGGACTTCCAGCCCCCTGTCGACCCCGACCGTCAACCCGCCGGCGGCGCGAAGCGGCCCCAGCTCGATGCCGCAGACGGAGAAGCGATACCACCCCTCGCCCATCTCGGGACGCGGCAGGCCGAAGACCTCATAAGCTATCCCGAATTCGAAGGTGCAGAGCCCGTCATAGGCAAGCACCGCGACCAGCGGTCCGTTCGTCTTCGGAGATATGTTTGGCATGATCTTTACGCTGTCAGTCACGATGGCCAATTTCGCCGAGCTTTAACATCGGCGATATCAGGGGGCAATCCAGCACGAAAGGAAAGACCGATGCCAAGCGCCGTCTCCGAAATCCCCGCCGCCGAGCCTGACCTCGCCGCCGCCCATTATGCCGCTAAGCTCGCCTTCGAGACCGATTGTTCGGATGTCCGCGCCGCTTTCGCAGCTGGAAAGGTCGATTTCGTTCTTCTCGATGTGCGCTCGCCGGCACTGTTTGCGCAGTCCCATGTGCCGGGCGCGATTAACCTGCCGCACGGCAAGATGACCGCACATCGCATGTCGGAATGGGCAAAAAACACGCTCTTCGTCGTCTATTGCGCTGGTCCTCATTGCAACGGCGCCGACAAGGCGGCCTTTCGCCTTGCCAAGCTCGGCCTCAGAGCCAAGCTGATGATCGGCGGCATGACCGGTTGGGCCGATGAGGGTTTTGCCTTCGAAACCGAAACCATCGCTGCCGAATAACAGAAGGCTCCCCTCCACGATGCGCAGGGAGCCT
It includes:
- a CDS encoding alpha-glucosidase — its product is MVTEMASAIPGITSKLDYLKKLGIDIIWLSPIYRSPMDDNGYDISDYRDIAPEFGSLADFDELVAEAKDRGIGIMLDLVVNHTSDEHPWFLQSRRDLDNPFRDFYIWRKPAPDGGPPNRLTSSFGGPAWTLDPATGEYYLHMFSRRQPDLNWESEKVRSEIYDMMNWWLERGIAGFRMDVIDYIGKQVDQELVKDGPHLHDYLQEMNAKTFGSRDILTVGEAWSATPGAALLYSGRERRELSMIFQFEHVTQQWDAVYGKWRPKPFDLVNLKTVLSKWQLALSEDGWNSLFWGNHDLPRAVSRYGNITGYHVESAKMLATALHLLKGTPFVYQGEEIGMTNVPFTSIEQYRDIETINMHRLHVEAGLSPEEFIRGANENGRDNARTPMQWSAAPYGGFSTGVPWIEVNPNYPKVNAEAAIKEEKSIWNHYRKLIALRKTHPVIVYGEYRSWLDQHPDVFVYTRTLDRSWIIVVANFTPRDITLSLPTELAINGECLICNYEPVHMIGETVELKPYETFAIECK
- the ftrA gene encoding transcriptional regulator FtrA, with translation MTDSVKIMPNISPKTNGPLVAVLAYDGLCTFEFGIAYEVFGLPRPEMGEGWYRFSVCGIELGPLRAAGGLTVGVDRGLEVLDAADLIVVPGWRSIDAPVPEPLAAALKAAHQRGARIMSLCSGVAVLAGAGLLANRRATTHWRYVNSIAERYPDITLDADVLYIDEGSLLTAAGSAAGIDLCLHVVRGDFGSEAANSVARRLVVPPHREGGQAQFIGAPVPEEREGIRLSPLIDWMRASLAEEQPISLLAKKAGMSMRTFQRRFEATTGLSVGEWLLKERLRHARDLLERELAVSLDDIAISSGFGTLATMRHHFRKRLGTSPHAYRKSFGG
- a CDS encoding rhodanese-like domain-containing protein: MPSAVSEIPAAEPDLAAAHYAAKLAFETDCSDVRAAFAAGKVDFVLLDVRSPALFAQSHVPGAINLPHGKMTAHRMSEWAKNTLFVVYCAGPHCNGADKAAFRLAKLGLRAKLMIGGMTGWADEGFAFETETIAAE